One window of Bacteroidota bacterium genomic DNA carries:
- a CDS encoding MoxR family ATPase, producing the protein MSKYKDDKQAADALAEKYKALKAEIGKVIVGQEDVIEKLIIALFCKGHSLLVGVPGLAKTLLISTVSRILDLEFNRIQFTPDLMPGDILGSEILEIDVDTNKKYFKFIKGPIFANIILADEINRTPPKTQAALLEAMQEKRVTIAGQSYKLDEPFFVLATQNPIEQEGTYPLPEAQLDRFMFNIEVGYPTLQEEINIVKQTTSDHKAELKVILDREDIQYFQDLVRKVPVTDTVITYAVNLVTKTRVGTPAAPAFIKDLITWGAGPRASQYLILGAKAHALLRGKYSPDIEDVKAVAVSVLRHRIVPSFTAEAEGITSADIIKRLMNEG; encoded by the coding sequence ATGAGCAAGTACAAAGACGATAAGCAGGCAGCCGACGCGCTCGCCGAAAAATACAAAGCCCTTAAAGCTGAAATTGGCAAAGTCATTGTAGGCCAAGAGGATGTGATCGAGAAATTGATCATCGCGCTCTTCTGCAAAGGTCACAGTTTGTTGGTCGGTGTGCCCGGTCTCGCGAAAACCTTGCTCATCAGCACTGTTTCCCGCATCCTCGACTTGGAGTTCAACCGCATTCAGTTCACGCCTGACCTGATGCCCGGTGACATCCTCGGCTCCGAAATTTTGGAGATCGACGTGGACACCAACAAAAAATATTTCAAGTTCATCAAGGGTCCGATCTTCGCGAATATCATCCTCGCCGACGAGATCAACCGTACCCCTCCCAAGACGCAAGCCGCGCTTTTGGAGGCGATGCAGGAAAAAAGGGTGACCATCGCAGGTCAGAGCTATAAACTCGACGAGCCTTTCTTCGTGTTGGCGACCCAAAACCCGATCGAGCAGGAAGGTACCTACCCATTGCCCGAGGCGCAGCTCGACCGCTTCATGTTCAACATCGAGGTCGGTTATCCTACGCTGCAGGAGGAAATCAACATCGTCAAGCAGACGACGAGCGATCACAAAGCCGAGCTCAAGGTCATCCTCGACCGCGAAGACATCCAATATTTCCAAGACCTCGTGCGCAAGGTGCCTGTCACAGACACTGTGATCACCTACGCCGTGAACTTGGTCACCAAAACCCGTGTCGGCACGCCTGCCGCCCCGGCATTTATCAAGGACTTGATCACATGGGGTGCAGGCCCACGCGCCTCGCAATACCTGATCCTCGGCGCCAAGGCGCACGCCCTGCTCCGCGGCAAATACAGCCCCGACATCGAAGACGTGAAGGCCGTCGCCGTTTCCGTCTTGCGCCACCGTATCGTGCCCAGCTTCACCGCTGAAGCCGAAGGCATCACGAGCGCCGACATCATCAAGCGCTTGATGAACGAGGGGTAA
- a CDS encoding peptidylprolyl isomerase: MKKILLAILVSFIGFGSSLQAQLLDKIVAVVGEDIILLSDVENQFAYFIANGQKDDGTLRCQILEKLIIEKLLLNKARQDSLTVTDDQIESELGRKLNYFIQGFGSIAKLEEEYHKPLIEIKADLWPEIQDQLLVERMREQIISKVVITPREVKKFYNGFPSDSLPYLPAEVELFHIVKRPVATDAAIKDAKAKLETAREQIVRGEVGFQEMAKKISEDFGSARLGGDLGEFGRGRMVPAFEEIAFKSKEGEISQVFKSEFGFHIMQVYKIVGELVSARHILVAPRVNYEDELRAEEQLKEIRAKIEATDTLTFERAAREYSDDDETKTCGGCIKNPQTGETRIPLDLLDADFYLKVDEMKEGDITEPMEWIQPDNKKVYHMLYLKKRVAPHVASLEADYQKIQSAALQAKQAGELERWLMSARKNIFIEIKDTDCKEVLSNWIQ; the protein is encoded by the coding sequence ATGAAAAAAATCCTTTTGGCCATCTTGGTCTCGTTCATCGGTTTTGGCAGCAGCCTCCAAGCCCAATTGCTCGACAAAATTGTCGCGGTGGTAGGCGAAGACATCATCCTGCTTTCTGATGTCGAAAACCAATTCGCCTATTTTATCGCCAATGGGCAAAAAGACGACGGTACGCTGCGTTGCCAGATTTTGGAGAAGCTCATCATCGAGAAGCTCCTCCTGAACAAGGCGAGACAGGACTCGCTCACCGTCACCGACGACCAAATTGAATCCGAGTTGGGCCGCAAACTCAATTACTTCATTCAAGGATTTGGCAGCATCGCCAAACTCGAAGAAGAATACCATAAGCCGCTGATCGAGATCAAAGCCGACCTTTGGCCTGAAATTCAAGACCAACTGCTCGTCGAACGCATGCGCGAGCAGATCATCTCCAAGGTCGTGATCACACCGCGCGAAGTCAAGAAATTCTACAATGGCTTCCCCAGTGACAGCCTTCCCTATTTGCCCGCTGAGGTCGAATTGTTCCACATTGTCAAACGTCCGGTGGCGACCGACGCTGCGATCAAGGACGCCAAGGCTAAATTGGAGACTGCAAGGGAGCAGATCGTCCGCGGCGAAGTCGGGTTTCAGGAAATGGCAAAGAAGATTTCCGAGGACTTTGGCAGTGCACGTTTGGGTGGCGACTTAGGCGAATTTGGCCGTGGGCGAATGGTTCCTGCCTTTGAAGAGATTGCATTCAAATCCAAGGAGGGAGAAATTTCCCAAGTCTTCAAAAGCGAATTCGGCTTCCACATCATGCAGGTATACAAGATTGTCGGCGAACTCGTCAGTGCCCGTCACATTCTGGTCGCCCCACGCGTCAATTATGAGGACGAATTGCGCGCCGAAGAGCAGCTCAAGGAAATTCGGGCCAAGATCGAGGCGACCGACACCTTGACGTTTGAGCGCGCTGCACGTGAATATTCCGACGACGACGAAACCAAAACCTGCGGCGGATGCATCAAAAATCCGCAAACGGGCGAAACCCGGATTCCCCTTGACCTCCTCGACGCTGACTTCTACCTCAAGGTCGATGAGATGAAGGAGGGCGATATCACGGAGCCGATGGAGTGGATTCAGCCCGACAACAAGAAGGTTTACCACATGCTTTACCTCAAAAAGCGTGTCGCACCCCACGTGGCAAGCCTCGAGGCCGATTACCAAAAAATTCAATCCGCGGCGCTTCAGGCAAAACAAGCCGGCGAACTCGAACGTTGGTTGATGAGTGCACGTAAGAACATCTTCATCGAGATCAAAGACACCGACTGCAAGGAAGTTTTAAGCAACTGGATTCAATGA
- a CDS encoding peptidyl-prolyl cis-trans isomerase — protein sequence MFDPRHILHICSGIGLTLAIMGCGGGKTPDDNGAIAAYKERQLTKEMLANYLPKGLSPEDSSRVSKAFVQQWLEEQAIMDEALSTYKDLAEEVEHKVQDYKAKLIMHGYENRLIEESLDKNVSKKEIVAFYEANKDNFISSEKLYNYFYIVTNKSDVALVADWMRSGNPQDIVKLKEWAKENAIESKVDSNYVNESKIEFVSKGYYGNLQKTAPGKLIRWNGVIRGEKRYYLFKMIQVVEAGEPLTIELCRDKIVDLILNERKVSLIEKNEEKILKNARTNNYIHEY from the coding sequence GTGTTTGATCCCCGGCATATCCTGCATATCTGCTCGGGAATAGGCCTGACCTTAGCCATTATGGGCTGTGGTGGGGGCAAAACACCAGATGACAATGGCGCAATTGCCGCTTACAAAGAGCGTCAACTGACCAAGGAAATGCTCGCGAACTATCTTCCAAAGGGACTTTCCCCGGAAGATAGTTCGCGTGTTTCAAAGGCATTTGTACAGCAATGGCTGGAGGAACAGGCCATCATGGACGAGGCCCTCAGCACCTACAAAGACCTCGCAGAGGAAGTCGAACACAAGGTTCAGGACTACAAAGCCAAATTGATCATGCATGGTTACGAAAACCGGCTGATCGAGGAGTCTTTGGATAAAAATGTCTCCAAAAAGGAAATCGTGGCCTTCTACGAAGCCAACAAAGACAACTTTATCAGTTCTGAGAAGCTCTACAACTACTTTTACATTGTCACCAACAAAAGTGATGTCGCTTTGGTGGCCGACTGGATGAGAAGTGGGAATCCACAAGACATCGTCAAACTCAAGGAATGGGCAAAGGAAAATGCGATCGAATCCAAAGTTGACAGCAACTATGTCAATGAGTCCAAAATCGAGTTTGTCTCCAAAGGCTACTACGGAAACCTTCAAAAAACTGCCCCGGGAAAATTAATTCGATGGAATGGCGTTATCAGAGGAGAGAAGCGCTACTATCTTTTCAAGATGATTCAGGTCGTCGAAGCGGGCGAACCGCTCACCATCGAGCTTTGCCGCGACAAAATCGTGGATCTGATCCTCAATGAACGGAAAGTGAGCTTGATTGAGAAAAACGAAGAGAAGATCCTGAAAAATGCCCGCACCAACAATTACATCCACGAATACTGA
- a CDS encoding peptidylprolyl isomerase gives MRKQVTIVLLLAFALFGSFSLVSGADLGGGKSKGKGKTSKKDPALLVFPGKDTVQKSDFEYVYQKNNGGWDAVKSHTQAQYKEYLDLYINFKRKVLEAEANGLQNADAFKTEFEGYRKQLAQPYLVDKSSQEELVHQAYDRSKEIVAASHILIAVGPDAPAEDTLKAYEKILAIRDSIVTGGKDFGTMAQRHSTDPSAKSNKGDLGYFSVFDMVYPFESGAYNTKVGEVSKPVRSTFGYHIVKVYDRVPNTGKKTAAHIIIRVGAQYTAKTEEQAKTMINEIHQKLKAGGDWNELCEKYSDDPNTAKKGGALGQGRLIPEMETYKRKLGAGEVSEPFSTSFGSHILKVTEVEPIKSFEESAPELKTRIARDARSTLSRERLIARVKKDYAFQQFTDGMAKLVKQIDDEGASGVYTKGFWRPTDSLHKGLYELPVFSIGKDSEKKTGTVKNYLDWYVNLHKGFEGATTQQVTDKLLPMYIEQEMLNYEEQQLPKKYRDYRELLKEYRDGILLFTLTEDKVWRKAVEDTVGLKKYYNDNQSKFTAGERVVVTEYISEKRPVIEQVQKLLADGKTEKEIDTEVNKSSALNIRIRTQNYEKGKAEQEAVMFGKQQGFRSEILEGGRTFRILVLQENLSAGQKSFEDAKSECITQYQNYLEAEWLKELAAKYPVEVKTKVLEKLYK, from the coding sequence ATGAGAAAACAGGTAACCATCGTCTTACTTCTCGCTTTTGCGCTTTTCGGATCGTTTTCCTTGGTTTCGGGGGCCGATCTTGGCGGGGGCAAATCCAAGGGCAAGGGCAAAACCAGCAAAAAGGATCCTGCACTTTTGGTATTCCCTGGCAAAGACACCGTCCAAAAGAGTGACTTTGAGTATGTCTACCAAAAAAACAATGGCGGTTGGGATGCAGTCAAAAGCCATACCCAAGCGCAGTACAAGGAGTACCTCGACCTCTACATCAATTTCAAGCGCAAGGTTCTCGAAGCTGAAGCCAATGGTCTTCAGAACGCCGACGCCTTCAAAACTGAATTCGAAGGCTATCGCAAGCAACTCGCCCAGCCTTACCTCGTCGACAAAAGCAGCCAGGAAGAGCTTGTACACCAAGCCTATGACCGTAGCAAGGAAATCGTAGCTGCGTCACATATCCTGATCGCCGTAGGTCCTGATGCGCCTGCCGAAGATACACTCAAGGCTTACGAGAAAATTCTCGCAATCCGTGACTCCATCGTGACCGGCGGCAAGGACTTTGGCACCATGGCCCAGCGCCACAGTACCGATCCAAGTGCCAAGTCCAACAAAGGTGACCTTGGCTATTTCAGTGTTTTTGACATGGTTTATCCCTTTGAATCGGGTGCCTACAATACCAAGGTCGGCGAGGTTTCCAAGCCGGTGCGCAGCACCTTTGGCTACCACATCGTCAAGGTCTATGACCGTGTCCCGAATACTGGCAAAAAGACAGCCGCGCACATCATCATCCGTGTCGGTGCACAGTACACCGCCAAGACTGAAGAGCAGGCCAAAACAATGATCAATGAAATTCACCAGAAGCTCAAAGCCGGCGGTGATTGGAACGAGTTATGTGAGAAATACAGCGACGACCCCAATACTGCCAAAAAAGGCGGCGCCTTGGGACAAGGCCGTTTGATCCCGGAAATGGAAACCTACAAGCGCAAATTGGGTGCCGGCGAAGTCTCCGAACCGTTTTCGACGAGCTTTGGTAGCCACATCTTGAAGGTAACCGAGGTAGAGCCGATCAAGAGCTTTGAAGAATCCGCCCCCGAATTGAAAACCCGCATCGCTCGTGATGCGCGCAGCACCCTCAGCCGCGAGCGCCTGATCGCTCGCGTGAAAAAGGACTATGCTTTTCAGCAATTCACCGATGGCATGGCCAAATTGGTGAAGCAAATTGACGACGAAGGCGCATCAGGTGTATATACCAAAGGCTTCTGGAGACCAACCGATTCCTTGCACAAAGGACTGTATGAACTCCCTGTTTTCTCGATCGGCAAAGATTCCGAGAAGAAAACAGGTACGGTCAAAAACTACCTTGATTGGTATGTAAACCTCCACAAAGGCTTCGAAGGTGCAACAACGCAGCAGGTCACCGACAAGCTTCTCCCGATGTACATCGAGCAAGAAATGCTCAATTACGAGGAGCAGCAATTGCCTAAAAAATACCGCGACTACCGTGAACTGTTGAAAGAATACCGTGACGGAATCCTGCTCTTCACCCTCACAGAAGACAAAGTGTGGCGCAAAGCCGTCGAAGACACCGTTGGCCTCAAGAAGTACTACAACGACAATCAAAGCAAATTCACCGCTGGCGAACGTGTCGTTGTCACCGAGTACATCTCTGAAAAGCGCCCTGTGATCGAGCAGGTTCAGAAGTTGCTTGCCGATGGCAAAACCGAAAAGGAAATTGACACCGAAGTCAACAAAAGTTCGGCCCTCAACATCCGCATTCGCACACAGAACTACGAAAAAGGCAAAGCCGAGCAAGAGGCCGTGATGTTTGGCAAGCAACAAGGTTTCCGCAGTGAAATCCTGGAAGGTGGCCGCACATTCCGTATTTTGGTATTGCAGGAGAATCTTTCTGCTGGTCAGAAGTCCTTTGAGGATGCCAAAAGCGAGTGCATTACCCAATACCAGAACTATCTGGAGGCTGAGTGGCTCAAGGAACTTGCGGCCAAGTATCCTGTCGAAGTGAAAACCAAAGTGCTCGAAAAGCTCTATAAATAA
- a CDS encoding ATP-binding protein: MKTHYVAACSKQSLPKIRAFVEEELRALNVQDAVTHQLVLAVDEACANSIIHHHLCDESSRIKLTISRNGKELLIELTDNGDPFPIHEYKPEDLAEIIRKRTKGGLGIFLINKIMDKIEVVENDDHFVYRFIKYV; this comes from the coding sequence ATGAAGACACATTACGTAGCCGCTTGCTCCAAGCAGAGTCTCCCCAAGATCAGAGCCTTCGTGGAAGAGGAACTGCGTGCCCTTAATGTGCAAGACGCTGTCACCCATCAGCTCGTGCTCGCGGTGGACGAGGCCTGTGCCAACAGCATCATTCACCATCACCTTTGTGACGAAAGTTCGCGGATCAAGCTCACCATCAGCCGCAACGGCAAGGAGTTGCTCATTGAGCTCACCGACAACGGCGATCCGTTTCCGATCCATGAATACAAGCCCGAAGACCTTGCCGAGATCATTCGCAAGCGCACCAAGGGAGGCTTGGGCATTTTTCTGATCAACAAAATCATGGACAAGATTGAGGTCGTGGAAAACGACGACCATTTCGTCTATCGCTTCATCAAATATGTCTGA
- a CDS encoding STAS domain-containing protein: MQIKEHNHGKYITLIPDGDLDANSSMQMDEKIQEGIDRDIYKFHIDCAGLRYISSAGLGVFISFMDVLNANGGKFVFTNMADNVFKVFQLLGLEQLMTIVATNEEAENLLGV, from the coding sequence ATGCAGATAAAGGAGCACAATCACGGAAAGTACATCACCCTGATCCCCGACGGAGATTTGGATGCCAATTCGTCCATGCAAATGGATGAAAAAATCCAAGAAGGCATCGATCGCGATATCTACAAGTTTCATATCGATTGTGCCGGATTGCGTTACATCTCGAGTGCAGGGCTTGGTGTATTCATCTCCTTTATGGACGTATTGAATGCCAACGGCGGCAAGTTTGTCTTCACCAACATGGCAGACAACGTCTTCAAGGTTTTTCAATTGTTGGGCTTGGAGCAGTTGATGACGATTGTGGCAACCAATGAAGAAGCAGAAAACCTCCTAGGCGTATGA
- a CDS encoding SpoIIE family protein phosphatase, which produces MRLVSKYSLLFLLGISTWIPILVINFYYWVSNLTVSYAIYPNFLSEPLRLSFYAAFFICNYVLIDQVLRRIEKWDVIDLLWKLVVIGISCISLVFLFEIIESYMETDALYAQVKSLSVSVKLYALLIFCLSTLFIYRKLILYQKNKRKVVSWRIMEVVFVLGIVRLFIGAEPSLSFMGGTNLDEPSQLETIYNRILIPVFIGASLLLSANVNWSAYLNFNQKLRSLFLIIIIVLLFVAFFQQFPFDALPHSSDFGELLTKRYLILGLFFLFPVIYTLISGLVLIFNLPTSSVFEQRSSELATIQRINQSIQSNLDSEEILRTLLDASLLTSNATGGWIELYGDSEGKTDLLVSYSKNVEMAEIEELRRRDNITRAVLDSGKHIHIRNIRNHKHFRFARTRIRSLLALPIMTSRKPVGVIYLLNELAGSFEDATVLMLVGLTEQSGISIENAELVARSIDLEVYREQLRMAKTFQKQILPQALPGTDQIEFFVMSQEVDEIGGDFYDVTQNGQTYKIAIGDVSGKGTTAAFYMAETKGIFQALTQLDMGVRDVILTANKALSKCLRKGSFMTLTYLQIDMERKELELLRAGHCETLYYDSQQDALRILSKGGPGLGIVRNDSFANYIGEPEKIALHPGDLIILFTDGIIEARNSTMEEFTFERLQEIVQRLRRTDSRLIVETLVSQVKAFTGGKIEDDYSILVIKFL; this is translated from the coding sequence TTGCGTCTGGTCAGTAAATATAGCTTGTTGTTCCTGTTGGGGATCTCCACGTGGATTCCCATCCTGGTCATCAATTTCTACTATTGGGTGAGCAACCTGACAGTGAGCTATGCGATCTATCCAAACTTTTTGAGTGAACCGTTGCGTCTGAGCTTCTACGCAGCATTTTTCATTTGCAACTACGTACTCATCGATCAAGTCTTGCGCCGCATCGAGAAATGGGATGTGATCGACCTGCTTTGGAAACTGGTCGTCATCGGCATTTCCTGCATCAGCCTGGTATTCCTTTTTGAGATCATTGAGAGCTACATGGAAACCGATGCCCTGTATGCACAGGTGAAATCGCTCAGCGTTTCTGTCAAGCTTTATGCCTTGCTGATCTTTTGTTTGAGCACGCTTTTCATCTATCGAAAGCTTATTCTCTACCAGAAAAATAAGCGCAAGGTGGTCTCTTGGCGTATCATGGAGGTCGTTTTTGTCCTCGGAATCGTGCGCTTGTTCATCGGGGCCGAACCCTCCCTTTCCTTCATGGGTGGCACAAATCTCGATGAACCCTCACAACTGGAGACCATCTACAATCGCATTTTGATTCCGGTGTTTATCGGGGCATCCTTACTGCTGAGCGCGAATGTGAATTGGAGTGCCTACCTCAACTTCAACCAAAAGCTGAGAAGCTTGTTTCTCATCATTATCATCGTCCTGCTCTTTGTCGCATTCTTCCAGCAGTTTCCATTTGATGCCTTGCCCCATAGCTCCGATTTTGGCGAATTGCTCACCAAGCGCTACTTGATCTTGGGGCTGTTTTTTCTCTTTCCGGTGATCTACACGCTCATTTCCGGACTGGTTTTGATATTCAATTTGCCGACGAGCAGTGTTTTTGAGCAACGGAGCTCCGAGTTGGCGACCATTCAGCGCATCAACCAAAGCATCCAAAGCAATCTGGATTCGGAGGAGATTTTGCGCACACTCTTGGATGCCAGCCTACTCACAAGCAATGCAACGGGCGGGTGGATCGAACTTTACGGTGACAGCGAGGGCAAAACCGACTTGTTGGTGAGCTATTCCAAAAATGTGGAAATGGCCGAAATCGAAGAACTGCGCAGACGGGACAACATCACCCGTGCAGTTTTGGATTCGGGGAAACACATCCACATTCGTAACATCCGCAACCACAAACATTTCCGGTTTGCACGCACACGCATCCGCAGCTTGTTGGCCTTGCCGATCATGACTTCCCGCAAGCCGGTCGGCGTGATCTATCTGCTCAATGAATTGGCTGGCTCGTTTGAGGACGCAACGGTGCTGATGTTGGTCGGATTGACCGAGCAAAGCGGTATTTCCATCGAAAACGCAGAGCTTGTCGCCCGGTCCATTGATTTGGAAGTTTACCGTGAGCAGCTCAGGATGGCCAAAACTTTCCAAAAGCAGATTTTGCCGCAAGCGCTTCCCGGCACCGATCAAATCGAATTTTTTGTCATGAGTCAAGAGGTCGACGAGATCGGGGGAGACTTCTACGACGTGACTCAAAACGGCCAAACCTACAAAATTGCCATCGGAGATGTCTCCGGTAAAGGGACAACCGCTGCCTTTTACATGGCCGAGACCAAGGGAATCTTTCAAGCACTCACGCAGCTCGACATGGGTGTGCGTGACGTGATTTTGACTGCCAACAAGGCGCTGAGCAAATGCCTCCGCAAGGGCAGCTTCATGACCCTGACCTATTTGCAGATCGACATGGAGCGCAAAGAACTTGAATTGTTGCGCGCGGGACATTGCGAAACGCTCTATTACGACAGTCAACAGGATGCTTTGCGCATCCTGAGCAAGGGCGGACCGGGGCTGGGCATCGTGCGCAACGATTCATTTGCCAACTACATCGGCGAACCCGAGAAAATCGCACTTCATCCGGGAGACCTGATCATTTTGTTTACCGATGGCATCATTGAGGCAAGAAATTCAACCATGGAAGAATTCACCTTCGAGCGTCTGCAAGAAATTGTACAAAGGCTGCGCAGGACCGATTCCAGACTGATTGTGGAGACCTTGGTCTCCCAAGTCAAGGCGTTTACCGGAGGAAAAATCGAGGACGATTACAGCATCTTGGTAATCAAATTCTTATGA
- a CDS encoding 3'-5' exonuclease: MYIVFDTETTGLPKDWKAPVSQVDNWPRLVQLGWMRFDAANEVVEEANLIIYPDGFVIPKEASRIHGISQARALVDGLPVADVLTRFVQALEASQFVIAHNLDYDEKVMGAEFIRAGVSNPFKGKNMLCTKTAATDYCQLPGKYGFKWPTLAELHQKLFGAGFEDAHNALGDVRATARSFFELRKRGVM, encoded by the coding sequence ATGTACATTGTATTTGACACAGAAACCACGGGACTACCCAAGGATTGGAAGGCGCCCGTATCGCAAGTCGACAATTGGCCGCGGCTTGTTCAATTGGGATGGATGCGTTTTGATGCTGCGAATGAAGTCGTGGAAGAGGCGAATCTGATCATTTATCCTGATGGATTTGTCATTCCAAAGGAAGCCTCCCGTATTCACGGCATCTCGCAAGCGCGGGCGCTCGTGGATGGTTTGCCTGTTGCGGACGTTCTCACAAGATTTGTTCAGGCTCTGGAAGCGTCGCAATTTGTCATCGCCCATAACCTCGACTATGACGAAAAGGTGATGGGTGCCGAATTCATTCGTGCCGGGGTCAGCAACCCCTTCAAAGGCAAGAACATGCTCTGCACCAAAACTGCTGCCACCGACTATTGTCAACTTCCCGGGAAGTATGGTTTCAAATGGCCGACCTTGGCCGAATTACACCAAAAACTATTTGGCGCAGGCTTTGAAGATGCCCACAACGCCTTGGGTGACGTCCGCGCAACAGCCCGCAGCTTTTTTGAGTTGAGAAAGCGTGGAGTTATGTAG